Proteins co-encoded in one Spirosoma endbachense genomic window:
- a CDS encoding Gfo/Idh/MocA family protein: MKTFQPTRRDFLKQSSAAALSLAVFPNLKRKVAPSDRVRVAHIGLNGMGTNHLNWFANLPEVDVVGLCDLDETHLAKALDTLKKVHPDTTAKTYSDFRHLLDRSDIDAITCATPDHWHAQVAIMAFQAGKDVYGEKPLSYSVREGQKMLKALDRYDRIFQLGTQIHAGDNYHRVVEIIQSGAIGKVHTVRLWKTGFPPVLGPANYQAPPSTLNWDMWQGPAPVSLYTPERCHFTYRYFLDYSGGVFQDFWCHIADVVWWAINPTGLKRISAKGEAPEGIGDAPKWIDIDYEFDGLKLHWTSTPPNVPGAEKRGIGAYFEGDKGTLLCDYNTREITINGVIMNDVAEVPITLERSPGHQQNFINSVKSRKQPESNLAYARQMTMPMHLGLISYRLGQPLEWNPRKEKFRHNSEANAMLFREYRKEWDLI; encoded by the coding sequence ATGAAGACCTTCCAACCGACCCGCCGGGATTTTCTGAAACAAAGCAGCGCGGCTGCTCTTAGCTTAGCTGTCTTTCCTAACCTGAAACGCAAAGTTGCCCCCAGCGACCGTGTTCGCGTAGCCCACATCGGCCTGAACGGTATGGGTACCAATCACCTGAACTGGTTTGCCAATCTACCCGAAGTTGACGTCGTTGGTCTGTGCGATCTGGACGAAACGCACCTGGCAAAAGCACTGGATACGCTCAAAAAAGTACACCCTGACACGACGGCCAAAACCTACTCCGATTTTCGTCATCTGCTCGACCGCTCCGATATCGACGCCATTACCTGCGCTACACCCGACCACTGGCACGCCCAGGTTGCCATTATGGCGTTTCAGGCTGGCAAAGACGTTTATGGCGAAAAACCCCTCTCCTACAGCGTCCGCGAAGGGCAGAAAATGCTCAAAGCCCTCGATCGCTACGACCGTATTTTTCAGTTGGGTACGCAGATTCACGCGGGCGACAACTACCACCGCGTAGTGGAAATCATTCAGAGCGGAGCCATTGGCAAGGTACATACCGTTCGGCTCTGGAAAACCGGATTTCCGCCCGTGCTGGGTCCGGCTAATTACCAGGCTCCACCGTCTACATTGAACTGGGATATGTGGCAGGGGCCCGCTCCCGTCTCGCTGTATACGCCGGAACGGTGTCATTTTACGTATCGCTATTTTCTGGATTATTCGGGTGGTGTGTTTCAGGATTTCTGGTGCCACATTGCCGATGTCGTGTGGTGGGCCATCAACCCGACTGGGCTGAAGCGCATTTCGGCAAAGGGCGAAGCACCCGAAGGTATTGGCGACGCGCCCAAATGGATCGATATCGATTATGAGTTCGATGGACTGAAACTCCACTGGACCAGCACACCGCCTAATGTGCCGGGAGCTGAGAAACGCGGTATCGGTGCTTATTTCGAGGGCGATAAAGGCACACTGCTTTGCGATTACAATACCCGCGAAATCACGATCAATGGGGTCATTATGAACGATGTTGCCGAAGTCCCCATCACCCTCGAACGGTCGCCGGGGCATCAGCAGAATTTCATCAACTCGGTAAAATCACGCAAGCAACCGGAGTCTAATCTGGCCTATGCCCGCCAGATGACAATGCCCATGCATCTCGGCCTGATCTCGTACCGGCTTGGTCAGCCACTGGAGTGGAATCCCCGCAAAGAAAAATTCAGGCATAATTCCGAAGCCAATGCCATGCTGTTCAGAGAATACCGGAAAGAATGGGATTTGATATGA
- a CDS encoding chromate transporter — translation MVIPTTAYTRRQLTVYFLKLGTFGFGGPPALVSAMYRDLVQDRRWIDEADYREGVALAQLAPGPLAAQLAIYLGYVHYGVLGATFVGVAFVLPSFLMVLALGWAYVRFGGLPWMQAMFYGVGAAVIGLIAIGTYKLTTKTVAKDGLSWGLFIVSAVVTVVMESELLWLVIGSGILYWFVKASPYRLPGRTGNVWAPVLTQLLAIPTDSVLWKLAIFFTKAGVFVFGSGLAIVPFLYGGVVKEYGWLTEQQFLDAVAVAMITPGPVVITVAFIGYLVAGFWGAVVAALATFLPCYLLTVLPAPYFKKYGKHPGIKAFVDGVTIAAVGAIAGAVVVLARRQLVDLPAVGIALVTILLLYRFKKLPELGVIAAAAIIGILLRQAL, via the coding sequence ATGGTTATCCCGACAACTGCTTATACACGCCGGCAACTTACGGTCTATTTTCTAAAGCTAGGCACATTTGGTTTTGGTGGGCCTCCTGCATTGGTGAGTGCTATGTACCGCGATCTGGTTCAGGATCGGAGATGGATCGATGAAGCTGATTATCGAGAAGGCGTAGCACTGGCGCAACTAGCTCCGGGGCCATTGGCGGCCCAGTTGGCCATTTATCTGGGCTATGTGCACTATGGTGTTCTGGGTGCTACGTTTGTTGGTGTGGCTTTTGTATTGCCTTCTTTTTTGATGGTGTTGGCGTTGGGCTGGGCGTATGTACGCTTCGGTGGGTTGCCCTGGATGCAGGCCATGTTTTATGGCGTTGGCGCAGCTGTTATTGGGCTTATAGCCATTGGAACCTATAAACTCACCACTAAAACTGTCGCAAAAGACGGGCTAAGCTGGGGGCTGTTTATTGTATCGGCAGTTGTAACGGTCGTTATGGAATCGGAGTTATTGTGGTTGGTTATTGGTTCGGGTATTCTTTACTGGTTTGTAAAGGCATCACCCTACCGACTACCTGGCCGAACCGGAAACGTCTGGGCTCCCGTCCTGACTCAGTTGTTGGCAATACCCACTGATTCGGTTTTATGGAAACTGGCGATCTTCTTCACTAAAGCGGGGGTTTTTGTATTCGGTAGTGGGTTGGCTATCGTTCCTTTTTTGTATGGTGGTGTTGTCAAAGAATACGGCTGGCTGACCGAACAGCAGTTTTTAGATGCTGTTGCGGTTGCCATGATAACCCCTGGTCCAGTTGTCATTACCGTCGCGTTTATCGGCTATCTGGTAGCCGGTTTTTGGGGTGCGGTTGTGGCGGCACTGGCCACGTTTTTGCCCTGTTACCTGCTGACAGTTTTACCGGCTCCCTACTTCAAAAAGTATGGTAAACATCCGGGCATCAAAGCGTTTGTCGATGGCGTAACCATTGCGGCTGTAGGGGCTATTGCCGGAGCCGTCGTTGTGCTCGCCCGTCGGCAACTTGTCGATCTGCCTGCGGTTGGCATTGCGCTCGTAACAATATTACTTCTATACCGATTCAAAAAACTACCAGAACTGGGTGTAATTGCCGCAGCGGCCATTATTGGAATTCTATTGCGTCAGGCGTTATAA
- a CDS encoding vitamin K epoxide reductase family protein: MALFDTLSNTTDENATATLYALVKELGAKVTRATVQEELSQHPDFPSLLSLSDLLTDWHIDNTAFQLNTTEQLRELPVPFVAHLRKNGGWYVLVTALTGNRITYSDNTQGRKSDILTDFEKNWSGIVLLAETNEQSGESDYIAHRKREVLNELRGPFAMVGSLLIFFVIILSVAKDLKTTDWFLLATKATGLLLSGLLVAKQLGSKNALTDRLCSINAKTNCDDVLNSPAAKLWGWLSWTDVGLLYFAGGLLAVLLVSVQPQLRSLLYWLALLALPYTVFSVYYQGFILQNWCSLCLSVQGLLLMEGILAIRQLTVLPSDVQPYLLALVAFLLPTLVWVVLKMLLATLPKSRREHEELMRLKRNPDLFRALLLQQPEMPPIPHDLSPIILGNPEAEHTITMVTNPYCGPCGRTHMELEQLIQQNQNVKANIIFTSDGSDGPAMQMAVHTLALAKESKSHALTNWYEQPDKKFGIWAKKYPVIADKTNWQEIANQHHKWCRLADIKFTPTLFVDGYLIPEQYVLDKLRWLINELPAQTSKMDLAKSK, translated from the coding sequence ATGGCTTTATTCGACACGCTATCAAATACTACCGACGAAAATGCAACCGCAACACTTTACGCCCTGGTGAAGGAGCTAGGCGCAAAAGTGACGCGTGCAACTGTTCAGGAAGAACTCTCGCAACATCCCGATTTTCCTAGCTTGCTTAGTTTAAGTGACCTGCTTACCGATTGGCATATTGACAATACAGCCTTCCAACTGAACACGACCGAGCAACTCCGTGAATTACCAGTACCTTTTGTTGCACATCTCCGTAAGAATGGTGGTTGGTATGTACTGGTGACTGCTTTAACAGGCAACCGAATTACATATAGTGACAATACCCAAGGACGTAAGAGCGATATATTGACTGACTTTGAAAAGAACTGGTCGGGTATAGTGTTATTGGCCGAAACAAACGAACAGTCTGGTGAATCCGATTATATTGCCCATCGTAAACGGGAAGTCCTTAATGAATTACGCGGCCCGTTTGCGATGGTTGGCTCACTGCTTATTTTTTTTGTCATCATCCTGAGCGTAGCGAAGGACCTTAAAACAACGGACTGGTTCCTACTGGCTACAAAGGCAACGGGTTTGCTACTCAGTGGTTTGTTGGTAGCTAAACAGTTGGGCAGTAAAAATGCCCTGACCGACCGTCTATGTAGTATTAATGCCAAAACCAATTGCGATGATGTACTTAACTCCCCAGCCGCCAAGCTGTGGGGGTGGCTCAGTTGGACCGATGTTGGGTTGCTCTATTTTGCAGGTGGTTTACTCGCTGTGCTGCTGGTGAGTGTGCAGCCTCAATTACGTTCGCTGCTCTACTGGCTTGCTCTGTTGGCCTTGCCTTATACCGTGTTTTCAGTTTATTATCAGGGCTTTATATTGCAAAATTGGTGCTCGTTGTGTTTGAGCGTGCAAGGCTTGTTACTTATGGAGGGTATTCTGGCCATAAGGCAGCTAACCGTGTTGCCGAGTGATGTACAGCCTTACTTGCTTGCACTGGTCGCGTTTCTGTTACCAACCCTTGTCTGGGTAGTTCTAAAGATGTTGTTGGCTACGCTGCCAAAAAGCCGCCGGGAGCATGAAGAACTGATGCGGTTGAAACGTAACCCAGATTTGTTCCGGGCGTTGCTATTGCAACAACCGGAGATGCCACCTATTCCGCATGATCTGAGTCCAATTATACTGGGTAACCCCGAAGCTGAGCATACAATTACAATGGTGACGAATCCATATTGTGGGCCATGTGGGAGGACACATATGGAATTGGAGCAACTAATTCAACAAAATCAGAATGTGAAAGCCAACATCATTTTTACGAGTGATGGTTCCGACGGGCCAGCTATGCAGATGGCTGTACACACCTTGGCATTAGCCAAAGAGAGTAAATCCCATGCACTGACGAACTGGTACGAACAGCCGGACAAGAAATTCGGCATCTGGGCTAAAAAGTATCCCGTCATCGCCGACAAAACGAATTGGCAAGAAATAGCCAATCAGCATCACAAATGGTGTCGATTAGCCGATATTAAATTCACCCCGACACTATTTGTGGATGGGTATTTAATACCGGAACAGTATGTACTGGATAAGTTGAGGTGGTTAATAAATGAACTTCCTGCCCAAACGTCAAAGATGGATTTAGCTAAATCAAAATAA
- a CDS encoding helix-turn-helix domain-containing protein — translation MSLFIVIPNKFIVLNRLLHTVMGLAGNIKQYRNDHHIKQEYVADKINVHQTTYHRIENNDERSAKRLSEIADALETTPDVLRNYHLTNGPKPELPETVKTLLVEKETLIENLHVENTFLKHYTTYLHRVWNEYCLGHNRERPVLNK, via the coding sequence ATGTCGTTATTCATCGTCATACCCAACAAATTCATCGTCTTGAATCGACTTCTTCATACCGTTATGGGATTAGCAGGAAACATCAAGCAATATCGCAATGATCATCACATCAAGCAGGAGTATGTAGCCGATAAAATCAATGTCCACCAAACGACCTATCACCGGATTGAAAACAATGACGAGCGTAGTGCCAAACGATTGTCTGAGATTGCCGATGCATTGGAAACTACTCCCGACGTACTCAGAAACTACCACCTAACGAATGGCCCAAAGCCAGAACTTCCCGAAACCGTTAAGACACTTCTGGTAGAAAAAGAGACTTTAATCGAAAACTTACATGTTGAAAATACATTTTTGAAGCACTATACAACCTACCTGCACAGGGTCTGGAATGAATATTGTCTGGGGCATAACAGAGAGCGGCCGGTATTGAACAAATGA